One window from the genome of Kaistella carnis encodes:
- a CDS encoding phosphoribosylpyrophosphate synthetase: protein MRYYDTLSEAINDLKTKGYTYDFNLKTESLHCAALKIEIHPEDFDVDQSYRFEGMSSTDDNSVLYAISSKNGMKGLLVDAYGVYAENISEEMRRKLR, encoded by the coding sequence ATGAGATATTACGATACCCTATCAGAGGCAATCAATGATTTAAAGACAAAAGGATACACCTACGATTTTAATCTAAAAACGGAATCTCTGCATTGCGCTGCACTAAAGATTGAAATTCATCCCGAAGATTTTGACGTAGATCAATCTTACAGGTTTGAAGGAATGAGCAGCACCGATGACAACAGTGTTTTATATGCAATATCATCTAAAAATGGAATGAAAGGCTTGTTGGTGGACGCTTACGGCGTTTATGCCGAAAATATTTCTGAAGAAATGAGAAGAAAATTACGATAA
- a CDS encoding copper-translocating P-type ATPase — protein sequence MDNHDEHEKKKTDHSKMDHSKMDMSKKDHSKMDHDSIPMGKEGHDHHQMMIADFKKRFWVTLVLTIPILVFSPMIQTFFGYEFLLPGNSYVLFGLGTIVYFYGGWPFLKGFWSEIKSGSPGMMTLISMAISVAYFYSSATVFGLKGVDFFWELATLIAVMLIGHWIEMKSVLGASKALQLLVSMMPAEAHRVTDNNVEDIKLEDLLKDDVMLVKPGEKVPADGIIIEGSSYLNESMLTGESKPVKKDKQDKVIGGSVNGNGSLKVKVEHTGKDSYLNKVITMVEEAQKTKSKMQNLSDKAAKWLTYIALLIGFGTLTVWLLLGFPFVFALERMVTVMVIACPHALGLAIPLVVAISTAVSAQNGLLIRNRTAFEESRKISVLLFDKTGTLTKGDFGVTRIESVDKSFSTEEILRLSSALEQSSEHPIAIGILKKVKEDNITIPTLQNFKAITGKGVEANVEGKDIKIVSPGFLKDEKINIPEDAFSDAAETVVFVLVDGKLAGYIALADEIRPESADAIKIFKKNNIKVLMATGDNEQTAKAVSEKLGLDGYFAEVLPEEKVKIVKDLQAKGEFVAMTGDGVNDAPALAQANVGIAVGSGTDVAAETADIILVNSNPQDIANLILFGKATYNKMIQNLLWATGYNVVAIPLAAGVLYTSGFVLGPAIGAVFMSLSTIIVAVNAQLLKRKIGMK from the coding sequence ATGGATAATCACGACGAACACGAGAAAAAAAAGACCGATCATTCCAAGATGGATCACTCAAAGATGGACATGTCCAAAAAAGACCACTCAAAAATGGATCATGACAGTATTCCTATGGGAAAAGAAGGTCATGATCATCATCAGATGATGATAGCCGATTTTAAAAAGCGGTTTTGGGTTACTTTGGTTCTTACTATTCCAATCTTGGTTTTTTCACCGATGATCCAGACATTTTTTGGATATGAATTTTTACTGCCTGGAAATTCTTATGTCTTATTTGGTTTAGGGACAATCGTCTATTTTTATGGTGGTTGGCCATTTTTGAAAGGATTTTGGTCTGAGATAAAGAGTGGATCTCCCGGCATGATGACATTGATATCAATGGCAATAAGTGTCGCCTATTTTTACAGTTCTGCAACAGTCTTCGGCCTGAAAGGCGTAGATTTCTTTTGGGAACTTGCAACGCTGATTGCAGTAATGCTCATTGGTCACTGGATCGAAATGAAAAGTGTTTTAGGTGCTTCCAAAGCGCTGCAACTCTTGGTAAGTATGATGCCTGCGGAAGCGCATCGGGTTACAGATAATAATGTAGAAGATATTAAACTTGAAGATTTATTAAAAGATGATGTGATGTTGGTAAAACCTGGTGAAAAAGTTCCGGCGGATGGTATTATCATAGAAGGAAGCAGTTACTTGAACGAGTCTATGCTGACCGGGGAATCTAAACCTGTTAAAAAAGACAAACAGGATAAAGTTATCGGCGGTTCAGTAAACGGCAATGGTTCTTTAAAGGTAAAAGTAGAGCATACCGGAAAAGACAGTTATCTCAACAAGGTTATTACGATGGTTGAAGAGGCCCAAAAGACCAAATCTAAAATGCAAAACCTTTCAGATAAGGCTGCGAAATGGTTAACATATATTGCATTACTTATTGGTTTCGGAACACTGACGGTTTGGCTCCTTTTAGGATTTCCTTTTGTATTTGCTTTAGAAAGAATGGTAACAGTAATGGTTATTGCTTGTCCACACGCGTTAGGATTAGCAATTCCTCTGGTAGTCGCCATTTCAACGGCAGTTTCTGCACAAAATGGTTTATTAATCAGAAACAGGACTGCTTTTGAAGAATCCCGTAAGATTTCAGTTTTGCTGTTTGACAAAACAGGAACTTTAACAAAAGGAGATTTTGGCGTTACACGTATAGAATCTGTAGATAAGTCTTTTTCAACGGAGGAGATTTTGCGATTGTCTAGTGCGTTAGAACAAAGTTCAGAACATCCGATTGCAATCGGAATATTAAAAAAAGTGAAAGAAGACAATATTACAATTCCAACTTTACAAAATTTTAAAGCGATTACAGGTAAAGGTGTTGAGGCAAATGTTGAAGGTAAAGATATAAAAATAGTAAGTCCCGGTTTCTTAAAAGATGAAAAAATAAATATTCCTGAAGATGCTTTCAGCGATGCCGCAGAAACTGTTGTATTTGTTTTAGTTGATGGAAAACTTGCGGGCTATATTGCTCTTGCCGACGAAATACGACCTGAATCTGCGGACGCTATTAAAATCTTCAAAAAAAATAATATCAAAGTTTTAATGGCAACTGGCGATAACGAACAAACAGCAAAAGCCGTTAGTGAAAAATTGGGTTTAGATGGCTATTTTGCCGAAGTTTTACCAGAAGAAAAGGTAAAAATTGTGAAAGATCTGCAGGCTAAAGGTGAATTTGTAGCGATGACAGGCGACGGTGTAAATGATGCACCAGCATTAGCACAGGCAAATGTAGGAATTGCCGTAGGTTCGGGAACAGATGTGGCTGCCGAAACCGCTGATATTATTCTAGTTAATAGTAACCCGCAGGATATTGCTAATCTTATTCTTTTTGGAAAAGCAACTTATAATAAAATGATCCAGAATTTACTTTGGGCAACAGGTTATAATGTAGTAGCAATTCCATTGGCTGCAGGAGTTTTATATACTTCCGGTTTCGTTTTAGGACCAGCAATAGGAGCTGTATTTATGAGTTTAAGCACAATAATAGTCGCAGTAAACGCCCAGTTGTTAAAAAGAAAAATTGGAATGAAATAA
- a CDS encoding HYC_CC_PP family protein: MKKYLAIMFTVFYFGFSSGMVYNVHYCMNKVSTSFSTSSGTCGICGKSKKKDCCKDQIKVLKTDVAQKADTSFIADAPFVAIIPQLFYADFLAPVLERNQFSVLVNAPPDKPELPLFISYCNFRI; encoded by the coding sequence ATGAAAAAATATCTTGCCATAATGTTCACCGTCTTCTATTTCGGATTTTCATCCGGAATGGTTTATAATGTTCATTATTGTATGAATAAAGTTTCTACCTCATTTTCAACTTCCTCTGGAACTTGCGGAATATGTGGTAAAAGCAAAAAGAAAGACTGCTGCAAAGATCAGATTAAAGTTTTAAAAACGGATGTCGCTCAAAAGGCAGATACTTCATTTATTGCGGATGCACCTTTTGTAGCCATCATTCCACAACTATTCTATGCGGATTTCTTAGCACCTGTATTAGAACGAAATCAGTTTTCAGTTCTGGTAAATGCGCCACCCGATAAGCCAGAATTACCACTGTTCATTTCTTACTGTAATTTTAGAATTTAA